A genomic segment from Candidatus Methylomirabilis sp. encodes:
- a CDS encoding NUDIX domain-containing protein — protein MRIEPDVRLAQVVRPAVSALIRDPSGAILLQQRADNGQWGLPGGSVEVGESVTAAIVREVREETGLAVSVRRLIGVYSDPAFQVVRYPDGRVTHYVNTCFECAVEGGTLATSSETLDVRFFPPDALPADLVPLHRIRIADGLTNIPSAYIR, from the coding sequence ATGCGGATCGAGCCCGACGTTCGGCTGGCCCAGGTCGTCCGCCCCGCCGTCTCCGCCCTCATCCGCGATCCATCCGGAGCGATTCTCCTGCAGCAGCGAGCCGACAACGGGCAGTGGGGGCTGCCGGGCGGCTCGGTGGAGGTCGGGGAGTCGGTCACCGCCGCCATCGTCCGGGAGGTGCGCGAGGAGACCGGGCTCGCCGTGAGCGTCCGGCGCCTCATCGGGGTCTATTCCGACCCCGCCTTCCAGGTCGTCCGCTACCCCGACGGGCGGGTGACCCATTACGTCAATACGTGCTTCGAGTGCGCCGTCGAGGGGGGGACCCTCGCGACCTCCTCCGAGACTCTCGACGTGCGGTTCTTCCCGCCCGACGCCCTCCCGGCGGACCTGGTGCCGCTGCATCGGATCCGGATCGCGGACGGGCTCACCAATATCCCCTCCGCCTACATCCGCTGA
- a CDS encoding NUDIX hydrolase, whose amino-acid sequence MDLRERLVRRRVVYAGNYLSTEEHTVRLPDGRRTVREIVRPPNAVAVVPVDDGGTLYLVRQYRPPLAKVLYEIPAGIIDRGERPTATARRECMEEVGMRPRRLTRLCTYYHAVGFSTGHVTLYLARGLRPAAGRHRETGEFVEVVTLPFREAYRMALANRFLDAKSLLGILWSARLLGVASRQRM is encoded by the coding sequence ATGGACCTGCGGGAGCGGCTGGTCAGGCGGCGGGTGGTCTACGCGGGCAACTACCTGAGCACCGAGGAGCACACCGTGCGCCTCCCGGACGGCAGGCGGACCGTTCGAGAGATCGTCCGTCCCCCGAACGCCGTGGCTGTCGTCCCGGTGGACGACGGGGGGACCCTCTACCTGGTCCGCCAGTACCGGCCGCCTCTCGCCAAGGTCCTGTACGAGATCCCGGCCGGCATCATTGACCGGGGGGAGCGGCCGACCGCCACGGCGCGCCGCGAGTGCATGGAGGAGGTCGGGATGCGCCCGAGGCGCCTGACCCGCCTGTGCACCTACTACCACGCCGTCGGCTTCTCCACCGGGCACGTCACCCTCTACCTGGCCCGGGGGCTCCGCCCTGCGGCGGGCCGGCACCGGGAGACGGGAGAGTTCGTGGAGGTGGTCACGCTTCCCTTCCGCGAGGCCTACCGGATGGCCCTGGCCAACCGGTTCCTCGACGCGAAGAGCCTCCTGGGCATCCTCTGGTCCGCCCGCCTCCTCGGAGTCGCTTCGCGTCAGCGGATGTAG
- a CDS encoding integrase core domain-containing protein codes for MRQLRDQYPRWGKDKLAVLLRRQGTRVSTSMVGRILTALKARGVLREPPRYAISARRRPRPRPYALRKPQDYPVRVPGDLVQVDTLDVRPERGLAFKQFTARDVVSRWDVMEAYPTATARTAAGFLTILARRMPFPLQALQVDGGSEFAAAFEAACQARGLRLFVLPPRSPKLNGRVERAQRTHTEEFYEVTPCAPELTAVNRKLQAWERIYNTVRPHQALGYLTPQEFLRQQRARRGQMECH; via the coding sequence GTGCGGCAGCTCCGGGACCAGTACCCCCGCTGGGGGAAGGACAAACTCGCGGTCCTGCTCCGGCGGCAGGGCACCCGGGTCTCGACCTCCATGGTGGGCCGGATCCTCACCGCTCTCAAGGCCCGGGGGGTCCTCCGGGAGCCCCCCCGGTACGCCATCTCGGCCCGGCGGCGCCCCCGGCCCCGGCCCTACGCCTTGCGCAAACCCCAGGACTACCCGGTGCGGGTGCCCGGGGACCTGGTGCAGGTGGACACCCTCGATGTGCGCCCCGAGCGCGGGCTCGCGTTCAAGCAGTTCACGGCCCGGGATGTGGTCTCCCGGTGGGACGTGATGGAGGCGTACCCGACCGCCACGGCGCGGACGGCGGCGGGCTTCCTCACCATCCTCGCGCGGCGGATGCCGTTCCCCCTCCAGGCCCTCCAGGTCGATGGGGGGAGCGAGTTCGCGGCCGCCTTCGAGGCGGCCTGCCAGGCGCGGGGCCTCCGCCTCTTCGTCCTGCCCCCCCGCTCCCCGAAGCTCAACGGCCGGGTCGAGCGGGCCCAGCGGACCCACACGGAGGAGTTCTATGAGGTCACCCCCTGCGCCCCGGAGCTCACCGCCGTGAACCGCAAGCTCCAGGCCTGGGAGCGGATCTACAACACGGTCCGGCCCCACCAGGCCCTGGGGTACCTCACACCCCAGGAGTTCCTGCGGCAACAGCGCGCCCGCCGAGGGCAGATGGAGTGTCACTAA